From Kogia breviceps isolate mKogBre1 chromosome 2, mKogBre1 haplotype 1, whole genome shotgun sequence, one genomic window encodes:
- the RTP5 gene encoding LOW QUALITY PROTEIN: receptor-transporting protein 5 (The sequence of the model RefSeq protein was modified relative to this genomic sequence to represent the inferred CDS: deleted 1 base in 1 codon), whose product MDGVEVWASTLAQLMAKRKPQDTWELVPEENLASGHLDSSGFQYRLRGLSRLQCGRCRWGWSSAHVHTLFHLWWDPAARQGLVKMRVWARRCRVCLPGGAACRVGLLDCVRLFLDKRVRFITRKCYGEGPGSDRSPEICFGECREACDLGVCFFQKPLDPAWGPEVKSPSTIKGSFTLCGSSNADAPTAGRQLRTLGCGLVVERSRGYTPSSVTLPLSVADFIQNPLSEGRDFFGEDEEIATVPSSLVREDKGPVAGLTGPRAIGRGSLYLPTSSKATSKGKRFPVNLQAPVFHGKGLLLSGTEEVTGFIYKGHGCVSDPDENENEDADADDGWGPTFGSSGPITEVTDGNGPRPMTYIIGLTNNGEGSVTFPSSLTNGVLEGEDPFDPICGSLTFPFIFADKGKGGTSSAGVTEGKGKEDGGSGPATAGREPLPGTNAGGPIPISEGSVTIPFSVLSITQSKGSGNDASGPQSNGLATHGFSKKQRQPGPRVGKSGPGSYWEEDFCWAEGFCFNPYEGVWIWVSMTVCILWVTYLYKFSPDHSPQV is encoded by the exons ATGGACGGCGTGGAAGTGTGGGCCAGCACCTTGGCCCAGCTGATGGCCAAGAGGAAGCCCCAGGACACCTGGGAGCTGGTCCCCGAGGAGAACCTGGCCTCAGGGCACCTGGACAGCAGCGGTTTCCAGTACCGGCTGCGGGGGCTCTCGAG GCTCCAGTGTGGCCGCTGCCGGTGGGGCTGGTCCTCGGCCCACGTGCACACGCTCTTCCACCTGTGGTGGGACCCGGCTGCCCGGCAGGGGCTGGTGAAGATGCGCGTGTGGGCCCGGCGGTGCCGGGTGTGCCTACCGGGCGGGGCCGCCTGCCGGGTTGGCCTGCTCGAC TGTGTGCGGCTCTTCCTCGACAAGCGGGTGCGGTTCATCACGCGGAAGTGCTATGGGGAGGGCCCAGGCTCCGACCGGAGCCCCGAGATCTGCTTCGGTGAGTGCCGTGAGGCCTGCGACCTGGGCGTCTGCTTCTTCCAGAAGCCCCTGGACCCCGCCTGGGGGCCCGAGGTCAAGAGCCCCAGCACCATCAAGGGCAGCTTCACCCTGTGTGGCAGCAGCAACGCGGACGCCCCCACCGCCGGCCGACAACTGCGCACGCTTGGCTGCGGGCTTGTggtggagcgctccaggggctaCACCCCCAGCTCCGTCACGCTCCCCCTCTCCGTGGCCGACTTCATCCAGAACCCCCTCTCCGAGGGCAGGGACTTCTTCGGCGAGGATGAGGAGATCGccactgtcccctcctcccttGTGCGCGAGGACAAGGGGCCCGTGGCCGGCCTTACTGGGCCGCGCGCCATTGGCAGGGGTTCCCTCTACCTGCCCACCAGTTCCAAGGCCACGTCCAAAGGCAAACGCTTCCCGGTGAACCTCCAAGCCCCCGTCTTCCACGGCAAAGGCCTCCTCCTCAGCGGCACCGAGGAGGTGACAGGCTTCATCTACAAAGGCCACGGCTGCGTCTCCGACcctgatgaaaatgaaaatgaagatgcAGATGCAGACGATGGCTGGGGTCCCACGTTCGGCAGCAGCGGTCCCATCACTGAAGTCACTGATGGAAACGGCCCGCGGCCAATGACCTACATCATCGGCCTCACGAACAATGGGGAGGGCTCCGTCACCTTCCCCTCTTCTTTGACCAATGGGGTCCTTGAAGGCGAGGACCCCTTTGACCCCATCTGTGGCTCCCTCACCTTCCCTTTCATCTTCGCCGACAAGGGCAAAGGCGGGACTTCCTCTGCTGGTGTCACCGAAGGCAAAGGGAAGGAGGATGGCGGCAGCGGCCCTGCCACCGCTGGCCGTGAGCCCCTTCCAGGGACCAACGCCGGTGGCCCCATCCCCATCAGCGAGGGCTCCGTCACTATCCCGTTCTCCGTCCTCAGCATCACTCAGAGCAAGGGCTCTGGCAACGATGCCAGTGGCCCTCAAAGCAATGGCCTTGCCACCCATGGCTTTTCCAAGAAGCAGAGGCAGCCGGGGCCCAGGGTGGGCAAGTCCGGCCCTGGGTCCTACTGGGAGGAGGACTTCTGCTGGGCCGAAGGCTTCTGCTTCAACCCCTACGAAGGGGTCTGGATCTGGGTCTCCATGACCGTCTGCATCCTCTGGGTAACGTACCTGTACAAGTTCAGCCCTGACCACTCCCCGCAGGTGTGA
- the FAM240C gene encoding LOW QUALITY PROTEIN: protein FAM240C (The sequence of the model RefSeq protein was modified relative to this genomic sequence to represent the inferred CDS: inserted 1 base in 1 codon) has product MSKSYTLKNPGRVSYDAGMIKMFWEKKIELHTKQLQNEDMRIRRSALDRLRSEWARKLERRNQVTLSSQEAXPGLAPPGTPDQPAA; this is encoded by the exons ATGAGTAAAAGCTACACCTTGAAGAATCCGGGAAGGGTATCCTACGATGCTGGGATGATAAAGATGTTTTGGGAGAAGAAAATCGAGCTTCACACTAAACAGCTGCAGAACGAGGACATGCGGATCCGCAGGAGTGCCCTGGACAG GCTCCGCAGCGAGTGGGCTCGGAAGCTGGAGAGGAGGAACCAGGTGACGCTGAGCAGCCAGGAGG CCCCTGGGCTCGCCCCGCCCGGCACCCCCGACCAGCCCGCAGCCTGA